One region of Lathamus discolor isolate bLatDis1 chromosome 2, bLatDis1.hap1, whole genome shotgun sequence genomic DNA includes:
- the RRS1 gene encoding ribosome biogenesis regulatory protein homolog, producing MAAVRVEEVLAAAEEQEAEKRRSVVVEKELELEFDLGNLLALDRNPPPAAGLRGAGPQREAQLLALARDNTQLLVAQLWELPAERAGGAGGPLVARLPEPTFRLPREKPPPRPKPPTRWEQFARLKGIRRRKRTSLVWDEQAKEWRRRWGYRRAGGDPARAWLAEVPAGADPEEDQFARLRREKRERVARNELNRLRNLARAHRAGAAVPAAPLHPTGHQSKEELSHVARVARVSTASLGRFQPRLPKEPAEPPSRSGGRKRRFEPLLGNLAAERSRQLELLKDMGSKKPVLDITRAVNKQLRQEEAEAAAAKGKKQSQRGKRGRRQQRTGRSSKKSAARRQQQRPGGGSTGGSRRKKA from the coding sequence ATGGCGGCCGTGCGGGTGGAGGAGGTGCTGGCTGCCGCCGAGGAGCAGGAAGCGGAGAAGCGGCGGAGCGTGGTGGtggagaaggagctggagctggagttCGACCTGGGCAACCTGCTGGCGCTGGACCGCAACCCGCCGCCGGCGGCGGGGCTGCGCGGGGCCGGCCCGCAGCGGGAGGCGCAGCTGCTGGCGCTGGCCCGCGACAACACGCAGCTGCTGGTGGCCCAGCTGTGGGAGCTGCCGGCCGAGCGCGCCGGCGGGGCGGGAGGACCGCTGGTGGCGCGGCTGCCCGAGCCGACCTTCCGCCTGCCGCGGGAGAAGCCGCCGCCGCGACCGAAGCCGCCGACGCGGTGGGAGCAGTTCGCGCGGCTGAAGGGCATCCGGCGGCGCAAGCGGACTTCGCTGGTGTGGGACGAGCAGGCCAAGGAGTGGCGACGGCGCTGGGGCTACCGGCGGGCCGGCGGCGACCCGGCCCGCGCCTGGCTTGCGGAGGTGCCGGCGGGCGCCGACCCGGAGGAGGACCAGTTCGCCCGGCTGCGGCGGGAGAAGCGGGAGCGGGTGGCGCGTAACGAGCTGAACCGACTGCGCAACCTGGCCCGGGCCCaccgggccggggccgccgtCCCCGCCGCGCCCCTCCACCCTACGGGCCACCAGAGCAAGGAGGAGCTGAGCCACGTCGCCCGGGTCGCCCGCGTCTCCACCGCGTCGCTCGGCCGCTTCCAGCCACGCCTGCCCAAGGAGCCGGCAGAGCCGCCGTCCCGCAGCGGCGGCAGGAAGCGCCGCTTCGAGCCGCTGCTGGGCAACCTGGCGGCGGAGCGCAGCCggcagctggagctgctgaaggacaTGGGCAGCAAGAAGCCCGTCCTCGACATCACCCGTGCTGTCAACAAGCAGCTGCGCCAGGAGGAAGCCGAGGCGGCCGCCGCCAAGGGCAAGAAGCAGTCGCAGCGGGGGAAGCGCGGACGCCGGCAGCAGCGGACTGGGCGCAGCAGCAAGAAGAGTGCGGCCCGGCGACAGCAGCAGCGGCCTGGGGGCGGCAGcactggtggcagcaggagaaagaaggcaTGA